The following is a genomic window from Armatimonadota bacterium.
CCCGCTGATCGGGGAATACGGGTTTCCGGGAGACTAGCGGATGATACGTGTTGGCATCGCAACCGGTGCCGGGCTCGCGCACGGGCCGTCGTTCGCCAGCATCATCAACGGCGGGCCGGGTGCCCCGCCGGAGGACATGCGTGCCGACTTTGCGGAGGTGCGCGTCGTCGCGGTATGGGACAAGGAGCCCGGCGTCGCCGAGAAGCTCGCGGCGGACTACGGCATCGAGCGCGTTGCGGCATCGCCGGCGGAACTGGCCGATATCGTTGACGCGGTGCTCGTGCTCGACGACGGCACGATGGAGCACCAGCGCCAGGCGCCCCTGTTTCTCGAACGCGGCATGCCGACGTTTGTGGATAAGCCGCTCAGCCCGGATCCCCGGGAAGCGGCACAGCTCGTGGGACTCGCCGAGGAACACGGCACGCCATTCATGTCGTGCTCGTCGCTGCGCTTCACGCGGGAACAGGCGGAGGCGCAGCCTCGGCTCGACGAGATCAAGCCTTTCCTGGCGGCATGTGCGGTGGGGCCGCACGATCTGATCTACTACGGCATCCACCCCTGCGAGCTGCTTCAGGCGGTCATCGGGTCCGGCGTGGTGGCGGTCCAGAACGTCGGCGAGGAGGGCCGCCACATCGTTCGGTTGTTCTACGATGATGACCGCTCCGCCGTGCTCCAGGTTTTCGATGATATCGGCTACGTGTTCCACCTCAGCGTGTACGGCAAAGGGGGGTGGGTGAGCTTCCCGGTGGCGGACGGCCACTACTTCTACACCGAGACGATGCGGCGGTTCGTCGGCATGTGCCGGGGCGGCGAGCCGCCGATCGCTCCGCAGGACACGCTGGAGATCATCCGGACGCTGTGGTGCGCGCGGAAGTCGGTGCAGGAGGGCGGGCGCGTCGTGCGACTGGATGAGGCGAGCGGCTAGGTGGCATGAGAATCCTCGCATTTTCGGACATGCACGGGGACGTGCGGGCTGTTGCCGCCGCCGCTTCGGAACTGGCCGCCGCGGATCTGGTGCTGCTGGCGGGGGACATCACGCATTTCGGCGGACGGCGTGCGGCGGCGGAGTTGATCGGCGAACTGCGCAAGCACAATCAGCGCGTGCTGGCAGTTGCCGGTAACTGCGACACGCCCGAGGCCGCAACTTACCTGGCTGACGAAGGCATCAGCGTCCATCGGCGGCACGTCATCGTCGGCGGTCTCGCGGTCGCGGGCGTCGGCGGCTCCCTCCCCTGCCCCGGCCGGACGCCGAACGAGATCAGCGAGAGCGACTTCGCGCGATACTTAGGCGAAGCGGTCGCGGGTGTCGCGGCTGCGACGCCTTTGGTGCTCCTGCTTCACCAGCCGCCGTTCGGCGCGGCCATAGATCGTTCTCATTCCGGCGATCACGTCGGGAGCCACGCCGTGCGCACGTTCGTCGAGGACCGCCGGCCGCTGCTGTGCATCGCCGGGCACATCCACGAGGCGCGCGGGCAGGACCGCATCGGCGACAGCGCGGTCGTCAACCCGGGGATGCTGCGGGCCGGATACTATGCATCCGTCGCGGTCAGCGACGGGGCCGATGAACCGGAAACAGACGCGGGGCAGCCCACAGCGCGGCCTACCTGCGTTGTCGAACTGAAGGAGACAGCGTAATGGCATCGGAGAAGGCGCAAGCGCGCGTGGCGTTTATCGGCTGCGGCGGGCACGCGACCAGGTCGCTGCTGCCGTGCGTGCACGAGATACCGGAGATGGATCTGGTCGCCACGTGTGACCTGAAGGCGGAGCTTGCCGAGGACCGCGCGCGGAGGTTCGGGGCGCGGACGTGGTACACGGACTTCCATCGCATGCTCGACGAGCAGCGACCCGACGGGGTGGTGATCTGCGGCGTACCGCAAATGCACTACGAGCTGGGCCTCGCATGTCTGCGCGCGGGTTTCCCGATCTTCGTGGAGAAGCCGCCGGCGATGGACGCGGCATGCGCGCAGGAGATGGCGGACGCGGCAGCGCAGGCGGATCTGTTCGGCATGGTAGCGTTCATGAAGCGCCACGCCGCTGCGTACCTCATGGCGCGGGACATCGTCAGCCGGCCCGAGTTCGGCGGGGTCAATATCGTCGAGGCGCGCTTCGGGCAGGGCCCATATCCCCAGATCTGGGGCATCGAATCCGCGGCGCGCAGCTTTCTCGTCGGCCAGGTGGTGCACATCTTCGACCTGGTGCGGATGTTCGGCGGCGATGTCGCGGAAGTCCACGCGCGCTATGTCGAGAAAACGCCCAACCACTTCGGCTACGTGGCCGACCTCCAGTTCGCGAATGGCGCTATCGGTCTGGTCAACCTCAACGGCCTCGAGAATCGCGCGGCCTTCCGCGATTTCACCGAGCGCTTGGCGATCTCGGGGCACGAGAATTACGTCCAAGTGGATGACATGCTCTCGGTTCACTTCCAGGCCGCCGAGGACTGGTTCGTGCCGCCGCCCGGCTTCCACGTCGGCAAGCAGAGCCACCACTTCCAGCCGACCGGCCCTGGCGCTCCGTCCATGAGCTGGTTGCTGGGGTATGTTGGGGAACTCAGGGCATTCGCCGTCAGCCTGCTCACGCGCGAACCCGCGCGCGCCGACCTGACGGATGGCGCCAAGGCGCTCAAGGTCGGCGAGGCGGTGTGGCGAAGTATTCAGGAGGGGCGCGCCGTCGCCCTCGATTAACCTTACGAGGACTACGGAGCAGTGAGCCGCAAGGATATCATAGCATCGGCGGCGGCGGCCGCCGCCGCGCTCCTGGCGACAGCGGGCATTATCGTCACCGGAGCGCGCATGCCCGCCGCCGAAGCCCAGCACGCAGCCCAGAGGGCGATGGCGCAATCCGCGTACATGTACGTGGACTTCGCCGACGACTTTCAGGATCCGCGTCAGGTCGCCCTCGGCTGGTCCGGCTCCGGCGACGGGTGGCGAGCAACGCGGCGACCGGGTGACGACGGGTTCATGCGCGCCGAAGGTACGAGCGGCGCTTCGACCGGCCTGCTCGCGGCCGCGGGCAGAGCGTTCCTCGCCCGTAACTTCACGATGTACGTGGACGTGCGCCGGTCCGACCTTGCCGCCGAGGCCGGGCTGGCGTGGGGATCGGACGGTAAGGTCGGCTGGCGCGCCACGGTGCGCGGAAACGAGTTGCTTTTGGTTCGGGCGGACCCCGGCGGCGAGATGGCGATTGCCCGCGTCCCGCTTCCGGAATCCTCGGAGAACCTCCGACTGGGAGTCGTGTCCGGCCTGGGGAGCTTTTCCGTCACGCTGGGCGACGGCTACGTCGCGCAGGCGCCGTGGGAACGAGGGGATAATCCCGGCCGCTTCGGCTTGTGGGCGCGAGGCAGCGCGGAGTTCGACGACTTCGCGCTTGAGGCGCGGCCGCTCGATCCGGGCACGGTGGCGGTGGCGAAGACCGATCTCGCCGACAACCTCAACATCTACATCGGCCCGGCCGACGGCGGCATCGGCCGCTTCGTCACCGCGAGATCCGGCAACAGCTACTTCCCGACGTGGTCGCCTGAGGGGACCCGGCTTGCCTTCCAAACCGACGAGGACGAGGGGACAACGGGCCTGTGGATGACAAGCGAGAATGGGGACGACGCCCACGAGGTGATTGCCGGTCCGTACTTCCATCCCGACTGGTCGCCCGACGGTCGCTCAATCGCTTTCGACTCGACCTCCTCGGCTGCGCCGAATACCGGCGAAGGCAGTCAGCGAGACGTGTTCGTCGCGGCGCCCGACGGGTCAGGTATCAGCAACATCACAAATCATCCGAGCGATGATTTCGACCCGACGTGGTCGCCGGACGGCCGCAGGATCGCGTTCTGCTCGGATCGCGACGGAAGCCTCGACATCTTCGTCGCCAACGCCGATGGGAGCGAGGCGGTCAACATCACCAACAGCCCCGGCGTGCCGGAGTCGGACCCGGCGTGGTCGCCGGACGGCGCGCAAATCGCATTTGTCGCCGCCGACGGCAAGGGAGGGCGGCGGGAACTCTTCGTCGTGGGCGCGCTCGGGGGAGAGAGCGCGCGCATCGCGGGCAATCCGGTGGCGGACGCGAACGCTCCGGCCTGGTCGCCCGATGGCGGCAAGATCGCGTTCACGGAAGAGCGCAGCGGGGACTACGACGTTGTGATCGTCGGCGCGGACGGAAGCAACCCGTTTCGCGCGTTCGGCACGGACACGCCAGAGGCCACGGCAGCGTGGCGCCCGCCCGCACCGGAGCCGGAGCCGCAGGTCGCGGCGGCAAGCGTGTGGGGCTATCCGGGCAGGACTGTCGCCGTGCCCATTCTCGCCCGCGGCATTCGCGGCCTGCGCGCCGCGACGATTGATGTTGCATGGGACGGCGAGGGCGCGGCGCTGGCGCGCGTCGCGCCCGGCGAGGTCGCGCAAGACGAGGGCTGGAGCTTCGACACCGATATCGGCGCCGGGTCGGCGACGATCGAACTGAAGTCGGGGGTAGGCGATGCATGGCGGACATCGGGGGCGCTGGCGGAACTGGAGTTCGAGATTCCGGCCGCGGCGCGGCACGGGGCCGAGGTCGCGGTTACGATCCGGAAGGTCGCACTGGATATTGCCGGCATTGACACCCCTCGCCCGCGCGCGTGGGACGGCGGCATCCAGGTCCTGATCGCCGACCATTTCGCGTTCGCGCCGGTGGCGGAGCGCCAGATCGGCGGCGCGCTGCCGCGACGGTTTGAGATCGCACTGCGCGCGCTTGATGAGAAAGGCGATATCTGCGCGGCGTTCGTGGGACCGGTGCGACTCGAAAGCGTGGCGGGCCGCGTCGAGTCCGCGGAAACCGGTTCTTTCGTCGCAGGGCAGTGGACGGGCGCCGTCGCCGTCAGCGGCGCGGCGGATGAGACGTCCGTCCTCGCGACCCACGCGGAGAGCGGGGCGACGGGGCACAGCGGCGGTTTCCACCTGATACCGGCCGGAAGCGTCACGGGCGACGATGTCGTGGACGCGACGGACCTCGAGCGCGCGGCGGACATCGCCGTCGGCGCGCTGACCCCAACGGAATGGCAGGCGCTCGCCGCGGACGTGAATGGCGACGGCGCGGTGACCGCCGCGGATGTTGCGGCAATCGGGCGCATCGTCCGCGGCGGGGGCGGCACGAAACCGAACCCGGGCGGCGGCCTCCAGGTCTCGCTGCGCGCGACGCGAACGAACCGTCAGACCGTGGAGGCCACTGTGACCTGCCAAGGCGCGGGCGGGATCGCGGCGGCACAGGTCGTGCTGGCGCATCGGAGCGGCGTCCCCGCCGTGACCGTTCACCCGGGCGACCTTCTGGGATATGGCTGGAAGCTGCGAGCGAAGGACGCCAAGGACCAGACGTCTCTGCTGGCCTATGCGGAACGCGGGGCCGGCCCCGCTCGCGAAGGCGGCGTGCTGGCGGTGGTCGAGTTCAGCGGCGGCCAACCGCAGGACATCGCGCTGCGGCGAGTTGAGGCGGCCGATGCCGCCGGTAAAGTGCTGCCGGTCGCGGTCGAGAAGACAGGGGACTGAAGCCGCTCGGCGGTGAGCCGGATTGCAGAGGGCGGCGTTGCCGCGACGCGGCCACACCTGCGCGGATCCCTCAATGGAACAACTCCCGCTTAAGGTCAAGGTCATAACCTTCGGCGAGTTCCGCCGCGTCGCCGGCGCGGGGGAACGGGAGATCGAACTCTCCGCGCACGCTCGCGTCGCCGATGTCGCCCGCGCAGTGGGGATAGAAGAAGCGACGGGCGCCCTGGCCGTGCTCAACGGCAAGACGGCGCATCCCGACGCGGAGGTCGAGGACGGCGACGAAGTTGCGTTCTTCCCGCGCGTGGCGGGCGGCGCTGTGTAAGTGCGTCAGCGCGACTCCGCCGCCGGCGTGATCTCGTAGACGCGCGCGGCGTAGGGCGCGAAGTCATCCGCGAGAGTCCGGCCGGATGCGGTCGCCGCGCGCTCCTCAAACATCACCCGCACCGAGGCCGCCTTGCCGGGCAGCGCGAACTCGGCGCGGGCGGGCGTCGTCTCCCCATTGACGGCGAGCAGGTACCACTTGCCGTCGTACTCCTTGAGCAGCGCGTGGATCTTGCTCGAATTCCCCCGCACCTCAACCGGCAGCTTCGCGGGCGACAGCAAGACGGGCGAGAGTTCCTTGACTTCCTGCCCGATTTCCTTCATCCATCCCCACATCTCTTCGTACTGCGGCAGGACGCGCATGTTGTAGTAGCACCAGTAGATCAGCCCGTTCGCGCCATGGGTCAGGGCGAGGTAAGTCATGCACCGTTCCTCGTCGCGCGTCGGCGCGCGGCCGCGTCGCAGCTCACCCTCGGTGGGGATGCGTCCGCGCCCGCCGGTGGCATTGGGATCCTCGGGCGGGCGATGCTGGTACCACGCGAACGCTTGCAGCACCATCCACAGCGGCTTGAGCCCCTGTGCCGCCTCGACGCCGACGTCCGTCATCTGGCTGACGCGAATCACGGGCCGCGTGGGCACGGGGTAGACATCAATGCCCAGCACGTCGGTGGTGGGCACGAAGTCGGGGATGATGCGGGGCACGAAGTGAACGATATAGGTCGGGTGCCCGGGGTCGGTCGAGCGCACCAGGTCGTAGTACTTCATCAGATCCGGGATCATCTTGGTAGGCAGCTCGTCGTTGAGATACCAGGCGAGGACCGCGGGATGATCCTTGAAGGTCGAAACGACGCCGCGCGCCATATCCTCGTTGCCGATCCAGGGGCCGATCTGCTTGTGATACGTCGCAGCCGGGTAGAGGTCGTTCATGCAGTAGATGAGCTTGATGCCGTGCTGCTGAGCGGCGTCGAGGTATTCGCGTATCTGATCGACCGGCAGCCGGTTGATGCCGTAATCGAGGATGCAGTTGAACGGGCTGTCGGCGATTTCCGCGAGGTGCTGCATGCTGTGCGCGCCGTACCAGCCGAGCGGGAAGAAAGGCTCGCCGTCAACGATGAGACGGTTGTGTTCGTCCACATGGGCGGGCAGGGCGGCGGCCTGGTCCTCCGTCAAGCGCTGCAGCGGCATTGATACCTGCGCCAACTCGCGTCCGTCGAGGGTCAGGCACCGCACGCGCAGGCCGCTCTCGCCGTACGGCAGGCTCTCCGCCGGGAAAGTCAGAGTGACCGTCTGCGTGCGCGGGGTGAGGCTCTGATACAGGATCTCGGAGTCGCGGGGGAGGTCGGGCGCTCGTGCCGTGCCGGGTTCCGTCACGGGTTCGGCGGGCAGGCGCGACAGCGGACGCGTCGGGCTCGACCACGGCGCCGAATAGACT
Proteins encoded in this region:
- a CDS encoding Gfo/Idh/MocA family oxidoreductase, with protein sequence MASEKAQARVAFIGCGGHATRSLLPCVHEIPEMDLVATCDLKAELAEDRARRFGARTWYTDFHRMLDEQRPDGVVICGVPQMHYELGLACLRAGFPIFVEKPPAMDAACAQEMADAAAQADLFGMVAFMKRHAAAYLMARDIVSRPEFGGVNIVEARFGQGPYPQIWGIESAARSFLVGQVVHIFDLVRMFGGDVAEVHARYVEKTPNHFGYVADLQFANGAIGLVNLNGLENRAAFRDFTERLAISGHENYVQVDDMLSVHFQAAEDWFVPPPGFHVGKQSHHFQPTGPGAPSMSWLLGYVGELRAFAVSLLTREPARADLTDGAKALKVGEAVWRSIQEGRAVALD
- a CDS encoding Gfo/Idh/MocA family oxidoreductase translates to MIRVGIATGAGLAHGPSFASIINGGPGAPPEDMRADFAEVRVVAVWDKEPGVAEKLAADYGIERVAASPAELADIVDAVLVLDDGTMEHQRQAPLFLERGMPTFVDKPLSPDPREAAQLVGLAEEHGTPFMSCSSLRFTREQAEAQPRLDEIKPFLAACAVGPHDLIYYGIHPCELLQAVIGSGVVAVQNVGEEGRHIVRLFYDDDRSAVLQVFDDIGYVFHLSVYGKGGWVSFPVADGHYFYTETMRRFVGMCRGGEPPIAPQDTLEIIRTLWCARKSVQEGGRVVRLDEASG
- a CDS encoding MoaD/ThiS family protein; protein product: MEQLPLKVKVITFGEFRRVAGAGEREIELSAHARVADVARAVGIEEATGALAVLNGKTAHPDAEVEDGDEVAFFPRVAGGAV
- a CDS encoding metallophosphoesterase family protein is translated as MRILAFSDMHGDVRAVAAAASELAAADLVLLAGDITHFGGRRAAAELIGELRKHNQRVLAVAGNCDTPEAATYLADEGISVHRRHVIVGGLAVAGVGGSLPCPGRTPNEISESDFARYLGEAVAGVAAATPLVLLLHQPPFGAAIDRSHSGDHVGSHAVRTFVEDRRPLLCIAGHIHEARGQDRIGDSAVVNPGMLRAGYYASVAVSDGADEPETDAGQPTARPTCVVELKETA
- a CDS encoding PD40 domain-containing protein; translated protein: MSRKDIIASAAAAAAALLATAGIIVTGARMPAAEAQHAAQRAMAQSAYMYVDFADDFQDPRQVALGWSGSGDGWRATRRPGDDGFMRAEGTSGASTGLLAAAGRAFLARNFTMYVDVRRSDLAAEAGLAWGSDGKVGWRATVRGNELLLVRADPGGEMAIARVPLPESSENLRLGVVSGLGSFSVTLGDGYVAQAPWERGDNPGRFGLWARGSAEFDDFALEARPLDPGTVAVAKTDLADNLNIYIGPADGGIGRFVTARSGNSYFPTWSPEGTRLAFQTDEDEGTTGLWMTSENGDDAHEVIAGPYFHPDWSPDGRSIAFDSTSSAAPNTGEGSQRDVFVAAPDGSGISNITNHPSDDFDPTWSPDGRRIAFCSDRDGSLDIFVANADGSEAVNITNSPGVPESDPAWSPDGAQIAFVAADGKGGRRELFVVGALGGESARIAGNPVADANAPAWSPDGGKIAFTEERSGDYDVVIVGADGSNPFRAFGTDTPEATAAWRPPAPEPEPQVAAASVWGYPGRTVAVPILARGIRGLRAATIDVAWDGEGAALARVAPGEVAQDEGWSFDTDIGAGSATIELKSGVGDAWRTSGALAELEFEIPAAARHGAEVAVTIRKVALDIAGIDTPRPRAWDGGIQVLIADHFAFAPVAERQIGGALPRRFEIALRALDEKGDICAAFVGPVRLESVAGRVESAETGSFVAGQWTGAVAVSGAADETSVLATHAESGATGHSGGFHLIPAGSVTGDDVVDATDLERAADIAVGALTPTEWQALAADVNGDGAVTAADVAAIGRIVRGGGGTKPNPGGGLQVSLRATRTNRQTVEATVTCQGAGGIAAAQVVLAHRSGVPAVTVHPGDLLGYGWKLRAKDAKDQTSLLAYAERGAGPAREGGVLAVVEFSGGQPQDIALRRVEAADAAGKVLPVAVEKTGD